One Bradyrhizobium manausense DNA segment encodes these proteins:
- a CDS encoding sulfurtransferase — translation MAQPLITTEQLAAILGDPNLRLYDCTTYNEPVPPGSDVPYRAVPGDKTFAAGHIPGADFLDLQGEFSDTSAQQFFMMPGVAQLEVAFGRHGLDATKTIVLYSIGTIMWSTRFWWMLRSLGVDARVLDGGFDKWKGEGRPVETGAPKGYPATTFRAAPRAGFFVDKTFVKARIGDPSTVTVNALGPQFHRGLEPSRYGRPGRVPGSVNVSAATLTNPDKTLTTLADAEAKFAAAGVTRDKNVILYCGGGISATIDLLMLAQLGYDKLTLYDASMGEWARDPALPIETDEAENPAFQRT, via the coding sequence ATGGCCCAACCCCTCATCACCACCGAACAGCTCGCCGCCATCCTCGGCGATCCCAATCTCCGCCTCTACGACTGCACGACCTACAACGAGCCGGTGCCACCCGGCAGCGACGTACCCTATCGCGCCGTGCCCGGCGACAAGACCTTTGCGGCCGGCCACATCCCGGGTGCCGATTTCCTCGACCTGCAAGGCGAATTCTCGGACACTTCCGCACAACAATTTTTCATGATGCCAGGCGTCGCACAACTCGAGGTCGCCTTCGGCCGCCACGGTCTCGACGCAACCAAGACCATCGTGCTCTACAGCATCGGCACCATAATGTGGTCGACGCGGTTCTGGTGGATGCTGCGCTCGCTCGGCGTCGACGCGCGGGTGCTCGACGGCGGCTTCGACAAATGGAAGGGCGAGGGGCGGCCGGTCGAGACCGGCGCGCCGAAGGGCTATCCGGCGACGACCTTCAGGGCCGCGCCGCGCGCGGGCTTCTTCGTCGACAAGACCTTTGTGAAGGCGCGCATCGGCGATCCCTCGACCGTCACCGTCAACGCGCTCGGGCCTCAATTTCATAGAGGGCTCGAGCCCAGCCGTTACGGCCGGCCGGGCCGCGTGCCCGGCAGCGTCAACGTATCGGCTGCAACCCTTACCAACCCCGACAAGACGCTGACCACGCTTGCGGACGCCGAAGCGAAATTCGCCGCGGCAGGGGTGACACGCGACAAGAACGTGATCCTCTATTGCGGCGGCGGTATCTCGGCGACGATCGACCTGCTGATGCTGGCGCAACTCGGCTATGACAAGCTGACGCTGTATGATGCCTCCATGGGCGAGTGGGCGAGGGACCCGGCGCTGCCGATCGAGACGGATGAGGCGGAGAATCCTGCCTTTCAGAGGACATAA
- a CDS encoding dihydroorotase, producing MTQRFDVILKGGTVVNQDGEVVRDIGIANGRITELGPLSQGSAAEVIDCKGLHILPGVMDTQVHFREPGLEHKEDLETGSRSAVMGGVTAVFEMPNTSPLTVTEATFTDKVKRAHHRMHCDFAFFIGGTRENVQDLPVLERAPGCAGVKVFIGSSTGALLVEDDESLRRIFQVIQRRAAFHAEDEYRLNDRKSLRIEGDARSHPVWRDETAALMATQRLVKLAHETGKRIHVLHISTKEEIEYLRDHKDVASCEATPHHLTLVAPECYERLGTLAQMNPPVRGADHRAGIWRGIEQGIIDVLGSDHAPHTLEEKQKTYPASPSGMTGVQTLVPLMLDHVNAGRLSLARFVDLTSAGPARLYNMSCKGRIAAGYDADFTVVDLKRSETITNKWVASKAGWTPYDGLRVTGWPVGTFVRGRRVMWQGELVTPSQGEPVRFLETLRQ from the coding sequence ATGACCCAGCGTTTCGATGTGATCCTCAAGGGCGGCACCGTCGTCAACCAGGATGGCGAGGTCGTTCGCGACATCGGCATCGCCAACGGCCGCATCACCGAACTGGGGCCGCTGTCGCAAGGCTCCGCCGCCGAGGTGATCGACTGCAAGGGTCTCCACATCCTGCCCGGCGTGATGGACACGCAGGTGCATTTCCGCGAGCCCGGGCTGGAGCACAAGGAAGATCTCGAGACCGGCTCGCGCAGCGCCGTGATGGGCGGCGTCACTGCCGTGTTCGAGATGCCGAACACATCGCCGCTCACGGTGACCGAAGCCACCTTCACCGACAAGGTGAAGCGCGCCCATCACCGCATGCATTGCGATTTCGCCTTCTTCATCGGCGGCACCCGCGAGAACGTGCAGGACCTTCCGGTGCTGGAGCGCGCACCGGGCTGCGCCGGTGTGAAGGTGTTCATCGGCTCCTCGACCGGCGCGTTGCTGGTGGAGGACGACGAGAGCCTGCGTCGCATTTTTCAGGTCATCCAGCGCCGCGCCGCGTTCCATGCCGAAGACGAGTATCGTCTCAACGACCGCAAGTCGCTGCGCATCGAGGGCGATGCGCGCTCGCATCCGGTCTGGCGCGACGAGACCGCGGCGCTGATGGCGACGCAGCGCCTGGTCAAGCTCGCGCACGAGACCGGCAAGCGCATCCACGTGCTGCACATCTCGACCAAGGAAGAAATCGAATATTTGCGCGACCACAAGGACGTCGCCTCCTGCGAGGCGACCCCGCATCATCTCACGCTGGTTGCGCCCGAATGCTACGAGCGGCTCGGCACGCTGGCGCAGATGAACCCGCCGGTGCGCGGCGCCGATCATCGCGCAGGAATCTGGCGCGGCATCGAGCAGGGCATCATCGACGTGCTCGGCTCGGACCATGCGCCGCACACGCTGGAAGAAAAGCAGAAGACCTATCCTGCCTCTCCCTCCGGCATGACCGGCGTGCAGACGCTGGTGCCGCTGATGCTCGATCACGTCAATGCCGGCAGGTTGTCGCTGGCAAGGTTCGTTGATCTCACCAGCGCCGGCCCGGCACGCCTCTACAACATGTCCTGCAAGGGCCGCATCGCAGCCGGCTACGATGCCGACTTCACGGTGGTCGACTTGAAGCGCAGCGAAACCATCACCAACAAATGGGTGGCGTCCAAGGCCGGCTGGACGCCGTATGACGGCCTTCGTGTCACGGGCTGGCCCGTCGGCACCTTCGTCCGCGGCCGCCGCGTGATGTGGCAGGGCGAACTGGTAACACCGTCGCAGGGCGAGCCGGTGCGGTTTCTGGAGACGCTGAGGCAGTAG